From one Neovison vison isolate M4711 chromosome 1, ASM_NN_V1, whole genome shotgun sequence genomic stretch:
- the LOC122914977 gene encoding olfactory receptor 2T33-like, with protein sequence MDLNDTTEMFILLGLFNHTQTHVFLFSMVLMIFLISLLGNALMIMLIHEDPQLHTPMYFLLSQLSLMDMMLVSTIVPKMATNYLMDTRTISPAGCGAQIFLFVTLGGSECFLLTAMAYDRYVAICHPLRYPILMNQKLCFHMTAGSWLLGGVDGLMQAGTTLSFPYCHSREINHFFCEAPSLVRLTCADTTFFEFLMYVCCILMLLIPLSLILASYSLILTAVLHMKSTASQKKAFATCSSHLAVVGLFYGAIIFIYMRPKSYHSVARDKVVSAFYTIFTPVLNPLIYSVRNKDVKEALRKWIEKRFLGHLR encoded by the coding sequence ATGGATTTAAATGACACCACAGAAATGTTCATTCTCTTAGGGCTCTTTAACCACACTCAGACCCACGTGTTCCTCTTCTCCATGGTGCTCATGATCTTCCTCATCTCCCTGTTGGGCAATGCCCTCATGATCATGCTCATCCATGAGGACCCTCAGCTTCACACGCCCATGTACTTCTTGCTTAGCCAGCTCTCCCTCATGGACATGATGCTGGTCTCCACCATAGTCCCCAAAATGGCAACCAACTACCTGATGGACACCAGGACCATCTCTCCTGCTGGCTGTGGAGCCCAGATCTTCCTGTTTGTCACTCTGGGAGGGAGTGAATGCTTCCTTTTAACGGCCATGGcttatgaccgctatgtggccatctgtcaCCCACTGCGCTACCCCATCCTCATGAATCAGAAGCTCTGCTTCCACATGACCGCAGGCTCCTGGCTTTTGGGAGGGGTGGATGGGCTGATGCAGGCTGGGACCACTCTGAGCTTTCCTTACTGCCATTCTCGGGAAATAAACCACTTCTTCTGTGAGGCACCCTCACTTGTGCGCCTTACCTGTGCTGACACGACCTTTTTTGAGTTTCTCATGTATGTGTGCTGCATCCTGATGCTCCTGatccctctgtctctcattctgGCCTCCTACAGTCTCATCTTGACTGCTGTCCTTCACATGAAGTCCACAGCTTCTCAGAAGAAAGCTTTTGCCACATGCTCCTCTCACCTGGCTGTTGTGGGGCTTTTCTATGGAGCCATAATATTCATCTACATGAGGCCCAAATCATACCATTCGGTGGCCCGTGACAAGGTGGTCTCTGCTTTCTACACCATCTTCACACCTGTGTTGAACCCCCTTATATACAGTGTGAGGAATAAAGACGTCAAGGAGGCTTTGAGAAAGTGGATAGAGAAACGTTTTCTGGGACATTTACGGTGA
- the LOC122915025 gene encoding olfactory receptor 2AK2, giving the protein MKTGNQSAETDFILSGLFQFGQKDAFLFVAIVIIFAVALMGNIVLILLIRLDTRLHTPMYFLLSQLSFMDIMNISTTVPKMTTNFLSNSKTITFLGCVIQTFLFMVLGGTEALLLGFMSYDRYVAICHPLHYPILMNKKICWFMVTCAWTSGSINALIHTLYVFHLPFCRSRLINHFFCELPSLLQLVCQNTSMYEYTVILSCLIILLLPFMAILASYACVLSVVFQMSSGKGQTRAVSTCSSHLIVASLFYVTGLSTYTRPHSLHSPEQDKAVAVFYTIITPLLNPFIYSLRNKDVIGAMRRLLS; this is encoded by the coding sequence ATGAAGACAGGAAATCAAAGTGCTGAAACAGATTTTATACTCTCTGGTCTTTTCCAGTTTGGTCAAAAGGATGCTTTCCTCTTTGTTGCCATTGTAATTATCTTTGCAGTGGCTCTGATGGGGAATATCGTATTGATTCTTCTCATTCGACTGGACACCAGACTCCACACTCCAATGTACTTTCTACTCAGTCAACTCTCCTTCATGGATATAATGAACATTTCCACCACAGTGCCCAAGATGACCACTAACTTTCTGTCAAATAGTAAGACCATTACTTTTTTAGGCTGTGTGATTCAAACATTTTTGTTCATGGTCCTTGGTGGAACTGAAGCCCTTCTTCTTGGTTTCATGTCTTATGACCGATATGTAGCCATCTGTCACCCTTTACACTATCCCATACTCATGAACAAGAAGATCTGTTGGTTCATGGTTACATGTGCATGGACCAGTGGTTCTATCAATGCTTTAATACACACATTGTATGTATTTCACCTTCCATTTTGCAGATCACGGCTCATCAACCACTTTTTCTGTGAACTTCCGTCTCTATTACAACTGGTGTGCCAGAACACTTCCATGTATGAGTATACAGTCATTCTGAGTTGTCTTATTATTCTGCTGCTACCATTCATGGCCATTCTAGCATCCTATGCATGTGTACTTTCTGTGGTTTTTCAGATGAGCTCAGGCAAAGGACAGACAAGAGCTGTTTCCACTTGCTCCTCTCACCTGATTGTGGCAAGCCTATTCTATGTGACTGGTCTCTCCACCTATACAAGACCACACTCCTTGCATTCTCCAGAGCAAGATAAGGCAGTGGCAGTGTTTTACACCATTATCACACCCCTTCTGAACCCGTTTATCTATAGCCTGAGGAATAAGGACGTTATTGGGGCCATGAGAAGATTGTTGTCATAA